One Carassius carassius chromosome 20, fCarCar2.1, whole genome shotgun sequence DNA segment encodes these proteins:
- the tmub1 gene encoding transmembrane and ubiquitin-like domain-containing protein 1 isoform X2: MALIEGVGDEVTLLFGVVFLVLVLVLAWASTHTVEPPEHLLSPSPGTSPSTETDSQEPLPAGNTDSSPGENSESDKSEPGTEAGAAGQSPDASRAGGGEGGLLEEAGIGRDGLRHRESAGPSTQTPASAPSATQPSAEDAQNDSQRNMVLRLKFLNDTERTAQVNPQDTIGYVKRTYFAGQEHQVRLIYQGRLLQDDAQTLASLNLADNSVLHCHISQHATRAMPAGARAADQIQYRQFFTAPATASLVGITIFFSFVAFGVYRR; the protein is encoded by the exons ATGGCTCTAATAGAGGGGGTGGGTGATGAGGTCACCCTGCTCTTTGGAGTGGTGTTCCTGGTGCTCGTCCTGGTTCTGGCCTGGGCCTCCACTCACACTGTTGAACCCCCTGAACACCTCCTCTCACCCAGCCCAGGGACCTCCCCCTCCACAGAGACTGACAGCCAGGAGCCGCTCCCCGCGGGTAACACGGACTCGTCGCCTGGCGAGAACAGCGAGAGCGATAAGAGTGAGCCTGGAACAGAAGCGGGAGCGGCGGGACAATCCCCGGATGCTAGTAGGGCTGGAGGAGGTGAGGGAGGCCTCCTGGAAGAAGCAGGGATTGGGAGGGATGGGTTGAGACATCGAGAATCAGCGGGTCCCTCGACTCAAACTCCAGCCAGTGCCCCAAGTGCCACACAACCTTCAGCCGAAGATGCACAGAATGACTCCCAAAGAAACATGGTGCTCAGGCTGAAGTTCTTGAATGATACGGAGAGGACAGCACAGGTGAATCCTCAAGACACCATTGGTTACGTTAAACG gaCTTATTTTGCTGGACAGGAGCACCAGGTACGTCTGATTTACCAGGGTCGGCTCCTTCAGGATGACGCTCAGACGCTGGCCTCCCTCAACCTGGCCGACAACAGTGTTCTGCACTGCCACATCTCCCAGCATGCCACGCGGGCCATGCCTGCCGGGGCACGGGCTGCTGACCAG ATCCAGTACCGGCAATTTTTCACTGCACCTGCCACTGCCTCACTTGTGGGCATCACCATCTTCTTTAGTTTTGTTGCGTTTGGGGTGTATCGCCGTTGA
- the tmub1 gene encoding transmembrane and ubiquitin-like domain-containing protein 1 isoform X1, translating into MALIEGVGDEVTLLFGVVFLVLVLVLAWASTHTVEPPEHLLSPSPGTSPSTETDSQEPLPAGNTDSSPGENSESDKSEPGTEAGAAGQSPDASRAGGGEGGLLEEAGIGRDGLRHRESAGPSTQTPASAPSATQPSAEDAQNDSQRNMVLRLKFLNDTERTAQVNPQDTIGYVKRTYFAGQEHQVRLIYQGRLLQDDAQTLASLNLADNSVLHCHISQHATRAMPAGARAADQVHVALNVGSLMVPLFVFMLSVLWYFQIQYRQFFTAPATASLVGITIFFSFVAFGVYRR; encoded by the exons ATGGCTCTAATAGAGGGGGTGGGTGATGAGGTCACCCTGCTCTTTGGAGTGGTGTTCCTGGTGCTCGTCCTGGTTCTGGCCTGGGCCTCCACTCACACTGTTGAACCCCCTGAACACCTCCTCTCACCCAGCCCAGGGACCTCCCCCTCCACAGAGACTGACAGCCAGGAGCCGCTCCCCGCGGGTAACACGGACTCGTCGCCTGGCGAGAACAGCGAGAGCGATAAGAGTGAGCCTGGAACAGAAGCGGGAGCGGCGGGACAATCCCCGGATGCTAGTAGGGCTGGAGGAGGTGAGGGAGGCCTCCTGGAAGAAGCAGGGATTGGGAGGGATGGGTTGAGACATCGAGAATCAGCGGGTCCCTCGACTCAAACTCCAGCCAGTGCCCCAAGTGCCACACAACCTTCAGCCGAAGATGCACAGAATGACTCCCAAAGAAACATGGTGCTCAGGCTGAAGTTCTTGAATGATACGGAGAGGACAGCACAGGTGAATCCTCAAGACACCATTGGTTACGTTAAACG gaCTTATTTTGCTGGACAGGAGCACCAGGTACGTCTGATTTACCAGGGTCGGCTCCTTCAGGATGACGCTCAGACGCTGGCCTCCCTCAACCTGGCCGACAACAGTGTTCTGCACTGCCACATCTCCCAGCATGCCACGCGGGCCATGCCTGCCGGGGCACGGGCTGCTGACCAGGTGCATGTGGCGCTCAACGTGGGCAGCCTCATGGTGCCTCTGTTCGTGTTTATGCTGTCTGTGCTCTGGTATTTCCAGATCCAGTACCGGCAATTTTTCACTGCACCTGCCACTGCCTCACTTGTGGGCATCACCATCTTCTTTAGTTTTGTTGCGTTTGGGGTGTATCGCCGTTGA